In Pajaroellobacter abortibovis, the following are encoded in one genomic region:
- a CDS encoding aminotransferase class I/II-fold pyridoxal phosphate-dependent enzyme — protein MSWIDQKAYQELVRVREARAKQVYPYFLPFDSGGIHTTIHGKPIINFSSNDYLGLTNHPRVKEASIKAVEKYACGLSSSRIQATTVEHVELERRLAKWFGFEQCLMFTTGYQAMLGTLTSLVDQNTTVILDSFSHACILDGTFLSAGVPGQNPEIRFFNHNSTKSLERTLKTRERKNALVVVEGIYSLDGDLAHLDQLVEICDRYEAVLICDDAHGTGTLGTRGTGIVEDLGLQGKVPIVISTFSKTFGGIGGVLLASGDVVDLVKHTARSFVFSASLPVPIVAAAATILDILEEEGPTLVRELHQKANYMRSRLTSIGFDLGQSNTHIMPVMCRDERKALFMHVALLECGVLIIPITYPGVKHGEERLRVNITRGHTEEDMNRAVELLKEYGEAFFVLSN, from the coding sequence GTGTCTTGGATCGACCAAAAAGCCTATCAAGAATTAGTCCGAGTGCGAGAAGCGCGCGCGAAACAAGTTTACCCTTACTTTCTTCCGTTTGATTCCGGCGGGATCCACACAACCATTCACGGCAAACCGATTATCAATTTCAGTTCCAACGATTATCTGGGTTTGACCAATCACCCAAGGGTCAAAGAAGCTTCCATCAAAGCTGTTGAAAAGTACGCTTGCGGTCTTTCCAGTTCGCGCATCCAAGCAACCACTGTAGAACACGTCGAGCTTGAAAGAAGACTTGCAAAGTGGTTTGGGTTTGAGCAATGCCTTATGTTCACAACAGGCTATCAAGCAATGCTCGGTACGCTAACGTCTCTTGTCGATCAGAACACCACGGTCATTCTCGACAGCTTCAGCCACGCGTGTATCCTTGATGGAACATTTTTATCCGCAGGGGTCCCCGGACAAAATCCAGAAATTCGCTTTTTCAACCACAACTCCACAAAGAGCTTAGAGCGAACGCTGAAAACACGCGAACGAAAAAATGCGCTTGTGGTTGTCGAAGGGATCTATTCCCTTGATGGAGACCTCGCTCATCTCGATCAATTGGTTGAGATCTGCGATCGCTATGAGGCGGTGTTGATATGCGATGATGCCCATGGCACAGGTACCCTAGGCACGCGTGGAACAGGGATTGTAGAAGATCTAGGACTTCAAGGGAAAGTCCCTATTGTGATTTCCACTTTCTCAAAAACTTTTGGAGGGATCGGCGGCGTTCTCCTCGCGTCAGGAGATGTGGTTGACTTGGTAAAACACACAGCACGCTCCTTTGTGTTCAGCGCTTCTCTGCCTGTCCCGATCGTCGCCGCAGCTGCGACCATACTTGATATTCTCGAAGAAGAAGGGCCAACTCTCGTGCGCGAGCTTCACCAAAAAGCGAACTACATGCGGAGTCGGTTAACTTCAATCGGATTCGATCTCGGGCAAAGCAACACGCATATCATGCCGGTGATGTGCCGTGATGAACGCAAAGCGCTTTTTATGCACGTAGCCCTTCTCGAATGTGGGGTCTTAATCATCCCAATCACGTATCCCGGTGTTAAACACGGAGAAGAGCGATTGCGAGTCAACATTACGCGAGGGCACACCGAAGAAGACATGAACCGTGCTGTCGAACTGCTGAAAGAATACGGAGAAGCGTTCTTTGTACTTTCCAATTAA
- a CDS encoding dihydrolipoamide acetyltransferase family protein has protein sequence MNQWEFKLPDIGEGVTEGEVVAWFVTVGDEVQEDQPLVEVMTDKATMTITSPRAGKVVELRGKVGEVISVHSVLVVFEGDRTHREREVVASAVGEISGSLPGTQNSFNRSSLDTLKSAEKHSLASKPLATPAIRQLARTLHVELTRIPPTGTRGEITKADLLAYVQKGQNTIESLKESICSFPQQQSKYSPLPVARLGPSSPSEERAPLLGIQRKMAERMELAAHTAALSTFVEECNVTALIQLRKRFQAAVEVQNTKLSFLPFIVKAVVFSLKKHPILNAYLDEKAGEIVYKKEYHIGIATATKAGLVVPVVKNADQKNIVDIARDIERLARAARSGTLGFHELSGSTFTITSLGAKGGLFATPLPNFPEVGILGVHQIKRKPVVVQDEITIGAVMLLSLSFDHRLVDGQTAANFAYDVIGYLESPERFLLNI, from the coding sequence ATGAATCAATGGGAATTTAAATTGCCAGATATTGGGGAAGGGGTCACAGAGGGGGAGGTTGTAGCGTGGTTTGTGACCGTTGGGGATGAGGTTCAGGAAGATCAGCCTTTGGTTGAAGTGATGACCGACAAAGCAACTATGACCATCACCTCCCCCCGCGCTGGTAAAGTGGTGGAGTTGCGAGGGAAAGTAGGGGAAGTGATCAGTGTTCATTCTGTTCTGGTTGTGTTTGAGGGGGATAGAACTCACCGCGAAAGAGAGGTAGTTGCCAGTGCAGTCGGGGAGATCTCTGGCTCTTTGCCTGGTACACAAAATTCTTTCAATCGTTCTTCATTGGATACTCTAAAATCAGCAGAGAAACATTCCCTTGCTTCCAAGCCTTTGGCTACTCCTGCCATTCGTCAACTCGCTAGAACGTTGCATGTCGAGCTCACGCGGATTCCACCAACAGGAACACGGGGAGAGATCACGAAAGCGGATTTGCTCGCTTATGTTCAGAAGGGGCAAAACACAATCGAAAGTTTAAAAGAGAGCATTTGCTCTTTTCCTCAACAACAATCCAAATATTCTCCTCTTCCGGTCGCTCGACTAGGCCCCTCTTCTCCCTCTGAAGAAAGGGCCCCTTTGCTCGGGATCCAACGTAAGATGGCTGAGAGAATGGAATTGGCTGCCCATACAGCAGCGCTCTCTACTTTTGTAGAAGAATGCAATGTGACTGCGTTGATTCAGTTGCGCAAACGTTTTCAGGCTGCCGTTGAAGTGCAAAATACCAAGCTTTCTTTTCTGCCGTTTATTGTTAAAGCAGTGGTTTTCTCTCTTAAAAAACACCCTATCTTAAATGCGTATCTCGATGAGAAGGCGGGGGAGATCGTCTATAAAAAAGAGTACCATATTGGTATTGCGACAGCTACGAAAGCTGGACTTGTGGTTCCTGTCGTTAAGAATGCGGATCAGAAAAATATTGTGGATATTGCCAGAGATATTGAGCGCTTGGCGCGTGCGGCAAGATCAGGGACGTTGGGATTCCATGAGCTATCGGGCTCTACGTTTACTATCACTTCACTTGGGGCCAAAGGGGGACTGTTTGCAACACCGCTCCCTAATTTCCCTGAGGTGGGGATTCTAGGGGTGCATCAGATCAAAAGGAAGCCTGTCGTTGTCCAGGATGAGATCACCATAGGGGCAGTGATGCTCTTGTCGCTCTCGTTTGATCACCGTCTTGTCGATGGACAAACGGCAGCCAATTTTGCCTATGATGTGATCGGTTATCTAGAGAGTCCCGAACGCTTTCTTTTGAATATTTAA
- the lepA gene encoding translation elongation factor 4, giving the protein MPTSHAASRIRNFCIIAHIDHGKSTLADRILEMTGALTKRQAKEQFLDKLDIERERGITIKAQAVRLEYVCPKGEVYQFNLIDTPGHVDFNYEVSRSLSACEGAILVVDATQGVEAQTLANVYLALEHNLEILPVLNKVDLPSADPEKTRHEIEQVIGLDCSEAITCSGKTGVGVADILKQIVHKVPSPRGDASAPLRALIFDSWYDSYRGAIALIRVVDGILRQGDKIRFLTTGGEYEVTDIGAFQPFPVTLETLHAGEVGFIAANIKSVHDTKVGDTIVHKGKKVPAALPGYKEVKPMVFAGMFPTDSASYPDLRDALEKLHMNDAAFSFEADSSEALGFGFRCGFLGLLHMEIIQERLEREFNLDLITTAPSVIYHVYLSNEEMVRVENPAKLLPTQLIQRMEEPIVKMVIHVPSTYVGAILALCQEKRGVQLSMQYSSPERVMITYELPFNEILFDFHDKLKSISKGYASMDYELIGYRPSPLVRIDMLVNGNPLDALSTIVHQEKAYSRGRALAEKLKEFVPRQQYEVAIQAVIGNKIIARETVRALRKDVTAKCYGGDISRKRKLLEKQKEGKKRMKQVGSVEIPQQAFLAILKIE; this is encoded by the coding sequence ATGCCTACCTCTCACGCTGCTTCACGTATTCGCAATTTTTGCATTATTGCACACATCGATCACGGCAAAAGTACTCTTGCAGATCGCATTCTAGAAATGACAGGAGCTCTCACTAAACGACAAGCAAAAGAACAATTTCTCGACAAGTTGGACATCGAGCGGGAACGCGGCATTACCATCAAAGCACAAGCTGTACGCCTCGAATACGTCTGTCCGAAAGGTGAGGTGTATCAATTCAATCTGATCGATACACCTGGGCACGTTGATTTCAATTACGAAGTCTCCCGATCCCTATCCGCCTGTGAAGGGGCCATCTTAGTGGTCGACGCAACACAAGGAGTAGAAGCCCAAACGTTGGCCAATGTTTATCTGGCGCTCGAACACAATCTCGAGATCTTGCCTGTATTGAATAAGGTCGATCTTCCTTCTGCTGATCCAGAAAAAACAAGACATGAGATTGAACAAGTGATCGGCCTCGATTGTTCGGAAGCGATTACCTGCAGTGGGAAAACAGGTGTAGGTGTAGCCGATATTCTCAAGCAAATTGTGCATAAAGTACCCTCACCTCGCGGAGACGCATCAGCCCCGTTGCGCGCCCTCATTTTCGACTCATGGTATGACAGTTACCGAGGAGCCATCGCCTTGATCCGAGTTGTCGATGGCATCCTTCGCCAAGGGGATAAAATACGTTTTCTCACCACCGGCGGTGAATACGAAGTTACAGACATAGGAGCTTTTCAACCCTTTCCAGTCACCTTGGAAACTCTTCATGCAGGAGAGGTCGGTTTCATCGCAGCAAACATCAAAAGCGTTCACGACACAAAGGTAGGGGATACCATCGTACATAAGGGGAAAAAAGTTCCTGCTGCACTCCCCGGCTATAAGGAAGTTAAGCCGATGGTCTTTGCCGGCATGTTTCCAACCGATAGTGCCTCCTATCCCGATCTGAGAGATGCACTCGAAAAGTTACATATGAATGATGCTGCTTTTTCTTTCGAAGCGGATTCCTCTGAAGCACTGGGATTCGGCTTCCGGTGTGGTTTTTTAGGATTACTGCACATGGAGATCATCCAGGAACGACTTGAGCGTGAATTTAATCTGGATCTGATCACAACAGCACCGAGCGTTATCTATCACGTCTACCTCTCGAACGAGGAAATGGTGCGTGTGGAAAACCCAGCAAAATTGCTGCCCACTCAATTGATTCAACGTATGGAAGAACCGATCGTCAAAATGGTCATTCATGTTCCCTCTACGTACGTAGGAGCCATTTTGGCACTCTGTCAGGAGAAACGTGGAGTTCAACTGAGCATGCAGTATTCCAGCCCGGAAAGAGTGATGATCACGTACGAGCTCCCTTTCAACGAAATCCTCTTCGACTTTCATGACAAACTCAAGAGCATATCGAAGGGTTACGCCTCGATGGACTACGAGCTTATAGGATATCGCCCCAGCCCTCTCGTCCGCATCGATATGCTCGTCAACGGAAATCCGCTGGATGCGTTATCGACGATTGTCCACCAAGAGAAAGCCTACTCTCGAGGACGAGCGCTCGCAGAAAAGTTAAAGGAATTTGTTCCACGGCAACAATACGAAGTTGCCATTCAAGCAGTGATCGGGAACAAAATTATCGCTCGGGAAACCGTGCGGGCCTTGCGTAAAGACGTCACTGCTAAATGCTACGGAGGAGACATTAGCCGCAAGAGAAAACTACTTGAGAAACAAAAAGAGGGGAAGAAACGGATGAAACAAGTAGGCAGCGTGGAAATCCCTCAACAGGCATTTTTAGCGATTCTCAAAATCGAATAA
- a CDS encoding beta-ketoacyl synthase N-terminal-like domain-containing protein — protein sequence MNPLCITGMGIVSALGIGKESFYEAMDDPRTHIQRREGRTEAAQSSRYPQAHVTEIQQFDAAKYLGDKGLRILDRLTKLLVVATRLTMHDAGYKKDGAYVQLSPERVGLCSSNAYGSLEAVTELGRVAILEDARYINPAKFPNTVSNSAAGYASIWEDLRALNVSVSDGNCGALDVVACADIFLQAKRADAILVGGAEAISEALYLAFHKLGALESQVRLGEGASFFSLESEEVATHRGAHCMAKIIGYGTAVVSPKTASKLIYASEQVVEKAIHLALQDSQISKNEIDIVASGLSGLPAFDQAELTGIQRVLGPKTCIAAPKLIFGETLGAGGAMNIAALLAWFQGVKPSALVAGSPPPSLKTALVTAMGFYGNASAVILCRP from the coding sequence GTGAACCCTCTCTGCATCACAGGGATGGGCATCGTCTCTGCCCTCGGTATCGGTAAAGAAAGCTTTTATGAAGCGATGGACGACCCTCGCACACACATCCAGCGCCGAGAAGGACGAACCGAGGCCGCACAGAGCTCCCGTTACCCTCAAGCACACGTCACAGAAATTCAACAGTTCGATGCAGCTAAATACCTAGGAGACAAAGGGTTGCGCATCTTGGATCGGCTAACGAAGCTGCTCGTGGTCGCCACACGGCTAACGATGCACGACGCTGGCTATAAAAAGGATGGAGCCTATGTGCAGCTCTCTCCTGAGCGAGTAGGTCTCTGCTCTTCCAATGCTTATGGAAGTCTGGAAGCGGTCACAGAGCTAGGTCGAGTCGCCATTTTAGAAGACGCCCGCTACATCAACCCCGCCAAATTTCCAAATACCGTAAGCAACAGTGCAGCAGGATATGCAAGCATTTGGGAAGATCTCCGAGCGCTCAATGTATCTGTATCCGATGGCAACTGCGGAGCCCTAGATGTAGTCGCTTGTGCGGATATCTTCCTGCAGGCAAAACGAGCCGATGCTATCCTCGTAGGAGGGGCAGAGGCGATCAGCGAGGCACTGTATCTCGCTTTTCACAAATTAGGAGCACTCGAATCGCAAGTGCGGTTAGGGGAAGGCGCCAGTTTTTTTTCGCTCGAATCGGAGGAGGTGGCCACCCATCGAGGAGCTCACTGCATGGCAAAAATTATCGGCTATGGCACTGCAGTGGTGTCCCCCAAAACCGCTTCCAAGTTGATTTATGCATCGGAACAAGTAGTTGAAAAAGCGATCCACCTCGCCCTTCAAGACAGCCAGATCTCAAAAAACGAAATCGACATTGTAGCTTCCGGGTTATCGGGCCTTCCTGCTTTCGATCAAGCCGAATTGACTGGAATTCAACGGGTGTTGGGGCCAAAAACATGCATCGCCGCCCCTAAACTAATCTTTGGAGAGACGCTAGGCGCGGGCGGAGCGATGAACATAGCTGCCCTTTTAGCTTGGTTCCAAGGGGTTAAGCCTTCCGCTCTCGTTGCGGGTTCCCCCCCGCCCTCTCTTAAAACTGCACTGGTGACAGCGATGGGATTTTATGGCAATGCATCTGCTGTTATCCTATGTAGACCATAA
- a CDS encoding beta-ketoacyl-[acyl-carrier-protein] synthase family protein has product MLNFFPHPSISPTPRALITGVGVVSSIGLGRAAFFEALKRGQSGISPIEAFDVSTLGRKYGGEVKNFHPPDHLTSAELHRMGRCSAMALAAARMAIADAHLPLKSLKGPRTAVVIGTTMGEAQILEELDHAWIAQGPHAIKKTMIPKFGSTLLPIHIARAIGAEGMALTLPAACAAGNYAIGFASDLIRSRRADIVITGAAELLQELQFTGFVRLAAMAPERCQPFDLNRQGLIVGEGAGILVIESEKHAIQRNATPQAEIGGYGLSCDAYHITRPHPKAEGSIRAMRWAIERSGITPAQVDFINAHGTGTRANDVIETKVIKEIFGTQSIPVSSIKGMLGHCMGAASALEAISCVLTLETNTYPPTLGYETPDPECDLNVVGNQAKMGKADIVLNNSLAFGGYNAVICFAKPERLPPPGEICASLQSSSSSEAIA; this is encoded by the coding sequence ATGTTAAATTTCTTTCCCCATCCCTCCATTTCTCCAACTCCACGGGCCTTGATTACGGGGGTCGGCGTTGTCAGCTCGATCGGGCTCGGACGGGCCGCTTTTTTTGAAGCGCTCAAGCGAGGCCAAAGCGGGATCTCACCTATCGAAGCCTTCGATGTGTCGACTCTTGGGCGCAAATACGGAGGGGAAGTCAAAAACTTCCATCCCCCCGATCACCTAACCTCTGCCGAATTGCACAGGATGGGTCGATGCTCAGCGATGGCACTCGCTGCAGCCCGCATGGCCATTGCCGATGCACACCTCCCTCTCAAATCACTCAAAGGCCCCCGCACCGCAGTCGTAATCGGGACGACAATGGGAGAAGCTCAGATCCTTGAGGAATTGGATCACGCCTGGATCGCACAAGGGCCACATGCTATCAAAAAAACGATGATTCCTAAATTCGGGTCTACCCTTCTCCCAATCCATATCGCCCGCGCGATTGGAGCAGAAGGGATGGCTCTGACTCTGCCAGCCGCTTGTGCAGCAGGGAACTATGCCATCGGTTTTGCTTCCGATCTGATCCGCTCCAGACGCGCAGACATTGTCATTACGGGAGCTGCTGAATTGCTGCAAGAGCTTCAATTTACTGGTTTCGTTCGGCTTGCCGCAATGGCCCCCGAGCGATGTCAGCCCTTCGATCTAAATCGGCAAGGCCTTATTGTTGGAGAAGGGGCAGGGATCCTTGTGATTGAGTCCGAGAAACACGCCATCCAGCGCAATGCAACCCCTCAAGCTGAAATAGGTGGCTATGGGCTTTCCTGCGATGCCTACCATATCACACGACCTCATCCTAAAGCGGAAGGGAGCATCCGAGCGATGCGATGGGCAATTGAACGTTCAGGAATTACTCCTGCTCAGGTCGATTTCATCAATGCGCATGGAACAGGCACACGCGCCAACGACGTCATCGAAACGAAAGTGATCAAAGAAATTTTTGGCACCCAGTCTATCCCTGTTTCAAGCATTAAAGGGATGCTCGGCCACTGTATGGGTGCAGCCAGCGCACTTGAAGCGATCTCTTGTGTGCTGACGCTTGAAACGAATACTTATCCCCCCACATTGGGATATGAAACACCAGACCCAGAATGCGATTTAAACGTGGTAGGTAATCAAGCGAAGATGGGAAAAGCGGATATTGTTCTCAATAATTCTCTCGCTTTTGGAGGGTACAATGCAGTGATCTGTTTTGCAAAACCTGAACGACTTCCACCCCCCGGTGAAATCTGCGCCTCTCTTCAATCCTCCTCTTCCTCGGAAGCAATCGCGTGA